In one Pseudomonas fitomaticsae genomic region, the following are encoded:
- a CDS encoding cytochrome ubiquinol oxidase subunit I, giving the protein MFNLEALDLARIQFAFTVSFHIIFPAITIGLASFLAVLEGLWLKTHNDTYRDLYHFWSKIFAVNFGMGVVSGLVMAYQFGTNWSGFSDFAGSVTGPLLTYEVLTAFFLEAGFLGVMLFGWNRVGRGLHFFATVMVAIGTLISTFWILASNSWMQTPQGFEIVDGRVMPLDWLAIVFNPSFPFRLAHMAIAAFVATAFFVGASAAWHLLRGNDSKPVRKMFSMALWMALIVAPIQAVVGDAHGLNTLEHQPAKIAAIEGHWENADNGPTPLVLFGIPDMQAEKTKYAIEIPYLGSLILTHRLDKQIPALKSFPKEDRPNSTVIFWSFRVMAGLGMLMILVGVLGLALRRNGKVYRHRGFQRLVLLMGPSGLIALLAGWITTEVGRQPWVVYGLMRTHDAASHHSVAQMSTSLALFVVIYCSVFTVGIGYMMKLVSKGPQPHHEHPPEGTQVQTPRRPLSAVTDNLESATRIH; this is encoded by the coding sequence ATGTTCAACCTGGAGGCACTGGACCTGGCGCGAATTCAATTCGCGTTCACGGTTTCGTTCCACATCATTTTCCCGGCGATCACCATTGGCCTTGCGAGTTTCCTGGCGGTGCTCGAAGGCCTGTGGCTGAAAACCCACAATGACACTTACCGCGATCTCTACCATTTCTGGTCGAAGATCTTCGCCGTCAACTTCGGCATGGGCGTGGTGTCGGGGCTGGTCATGGCGTACCAGTTCGGCACCAACTGGAGCGGATTTTCCGACTTCGCCGGCAGCGTTACCGGGCCGTTGCTGACCTACGAAGTGCTGACCGCGTTCTTCCTCGAGGCCGGGTTCCTCGGGGTGATGCTGTTCGGCTGGAACCGGGTGGGCCGTGGCTTGCACTTCTTTGCCACAGTGATGGTCGCCATCGGCACGTTGATCTCGACCTTCTGGATTCTCGCCTCCAACAGCTGGATGCAGACCCCGCAAGGCTTCGAAATCGTCGACGGTCGGGTGATGCCGCTGGACTGGCTGGCCATCGTGTTCAACCCGTCGTTTCCGTTCCGGCTGGCGCACATGGCGATTGCCGCGTTCGTTGCCACGGCATTCTTCGTCGGCGCCTCGGCGGCGTGGCATTTGCTGCGTGGCAATGACAGCAAACCGGTGCGCAAGATGTTTTCCATGGCGCTGTGGATGGCGCTGATCGTGGCGCCGATTCAAGCGGTGGTCGGTGACGCCCATGGCTTGAACACCCTGGAACACCAACCGGCGAAAATCGCCGCCATTGAAGGCCACTGGGAAAACGCCGACAACGGGCCGACCCCGCTGGTGCTGTTCGGCATCCCGGACATGCAGGCCGAGAAAACGAAATACGCGATCGAGATTCCGTACCTCGGCAGCCTGATCCTCACCCACAGACTCGACAAGCAGATCCCGGCGCTCAAGAGCTTCCCGAAAGAAGACCGGCCGAACTCGACCGTGATTTTCTGGAGCTTCCGCGTGATGGCCGGGCTGGGCATGTTGATGATTCTGGTGGGTGTGCTGGGGCTGGCGTTGCGGCGCAACGGCAAGGTCTACCGGCATCGCGGCTTCCAGCGGCTGGTGTTGCTGATGGGGCCAAGCGGTCTGATCGCGCTGCTGGCGGGTTGGATCACTACTGAAGTCGGGCGTCAGCCGTGGGTTGTTTACGGCCTGATGCGTACCCATGACGCCGCGTCCCATCACTCGGTGGCGCAGATGAGCACCTCGCTGGCGCTGTTCGTTGTCATCTACTGCTCGGTGTTCACCGTGGGCATCGGCTACATGATGAAACTGGTGAGCAAGGGCCCGCAGCCGCACCACGAACATCCGCCCGAAGGCACTCAGGTGCAGACCCCGCGCCGGCCACTATCGGCGGTCACCGACAACCTCGAATCCGCGACCCGGATCCACTGA
- a CDS encoding DUF2474 domain-containing protein: MATIDSREVKSSPWYKRLGWLLLIWFGSVVSLAVVASLLKLAMYAAGMRTH, translated from the coding sequence ATGGCTACCATTGATTCGCGTGAGGTGAAATCCAGCCCCTGGTACAAGCGTCTGGGCTGGCTGTTGCTGATCTGGTTTGGCAGCGTGGTCTCGCTGGCGGTGGTGGCGAGCCTGCTGAAACTGGCGATGTATGCGGCGGGGATGAGGACCCACTGA
- a CDS encoding bestrophin family protein: protein MIIRPKVNQFAILFTLKGSIAKRIALRALMVTLLASAIVLVEMLHPSNFTKVNATPFTLLGLSLSIFMNFRNNACYDRWYEARKAWGEVIVHVRSVIRETHVIRESAQRRLLLLNLAGFAHALNARLRREDEAAASAEWITPQHDAQVPDYSGRILQTVGQQCSDLHESGDLSEWRYMLLANHLTSLTQAQAVCERIKNTPLPFPYTLLLHRTIYLFCILLPFAMAEPLGWLTPLFTAIVSYTFFGLDAIADELEDPFGRDENDLPTDALVRGIERDILAELGTEPLPPALKPVDYVLS from the coding sequence ATGATCATCCGACCCAAGGTCAATCAATTCGCCATTCTCTTCACCCTCAAGGGCTCGATTGCCAAGCGCATTGCCCTGCGTGCCCTGATGGTCACGCTGCTGGCGTCGGCCATCGTGCTGGTGGAAATGCTCCACCCGAGCAACTTCACCAAGGTCAACGCCACGCCGTTCACCTTGCTTGGTCTGTCGCTGTCGATCTTCATGAATTTTCGCAACAACGCCTGCTACGACCGCTGGTACGAGGCGCGCAAGGCCTGGGGCGAGGTGATCGTGCATGTGCGCTCGGTGATCCGCGAAACTCACGTGATCCGCGAATCGGCCCAGCGCCGACTGTTGCTGCTCAACCTCGCTGGTTTCGCCCATGCGCTGAATGCGCGATTGCGCCGGGAAGATGAAGCCGCCGCCAGCGCCGAATGGATCACCCCGCAACATGATGCGCAGGTGCCGGACTACAGCGGGCGCATCCTGCAAACCGTCGGTCAGCAATGCTCCGATCTGCACGAATCAGGCGATCTCAGCGAATGGCGCTACATGCTGCTGGCCAATCACCTGACCAGCCTGACCCAGGCGCAGGCGGTGTGCGAGCGGATCAAGAACACGCCGCTGCCCTTCCCCTACACCTTGCTGCTGCACCGCACGATTTACCTGTTTTGCATCCTGCTGCCGTTCGCCATGGCCGAACCGCTAGGCTGGCTGACGCCGCTGTTCACGGCGATTGTCAGCTACACCTTCTTCGGCCTGGATGCGATTGCCGATGAGCTGGAAGACCCGTTCGGCCGGGATGAAAACGATTTGCCGACCGATGCGCTGGTGCGGGGTATCGAGCGCGACATTCTGGCGGAGCTGGGGACTGAGCCGTTGCCGCCAGCGCTGAAACCGGTGGATTACGTCCTCAGTTAA
- a CDS encoding LysR family transcriptional regulator has translation MNAPDLNLLITLDVLLSEGSVARAAERLRLSPSAMSRALARLRETIGDPLLVRAGRGLVPTPRALELRDRVSYLVQEAEAVLRPAEVLDPGQLQRTFTLRNTDGFVETFAAALLARIAEEAPGVRLRFVQKADKDSTLLRVGRVDLETGVVDDSTDPTLHSRILFRDQWIGVVREGHPLSSGKVSAKRFASGQHILVSRRGRSSGPVDEALLAFGLTRDIVTSFGGFSAALTLVRESDLIATVPERHTSKLRTGLHSFALPLRMPDISVSMLWHPRMDADPAHRWLRNCVREVCA, from the coding sequence ATGAATGCACCGGACCTGAACCTGTTGATCACCCTCGACGTGCTGCTGAGCGAAGGCAGCGTCGCCCGCGCCGCCGAACGCCTGCGTCTGAGCCCTTCAGCGATGAGTCGGGCACTGGCCCGGCTGCGGGAAACCATCGGCGATCCACTGCTGGTGCGCGCGGGTCGTGGGCTGGTGCCGACCCCGCGTGCGCTGGAACTGCGCGACCGGGTCAGTTATCTGGTGCAGGAAGCCGAAGCGGTTTTGCGCCCGGCAGAAGTGCTCGATCCGGGCCAGTTGCAGCGCACCTTCACCCTGCGCAACACCGACGGTTTTGTCGAAACCTTTGCCGCCGCCCTGCTCGCCCGCATCGCCGAAGAGGCGCCTGGCGTGCGCCTGCGCTTCGTGCAGAAGGCCGACAAGGACAGCACGCTGCTGCGCGTAGGTCGGGTGGATCTGGAAACCGGCGTGGTCGACGACAGCACCGACCCGACGCTGCACAGCCGCATCCTGTTCCGCGATCAGTGGATCGGTGTGGTACGTGAGGGACATCCGTTGAGCAGCGGCAAGGTCAGCGCCAAACGCTTCGCTTCGGGGCAGCACATTCTGGTGTCACGCCGTGGACGCAGCAGCGGACCGGTGGACGAAGCGCTGCTCGCCTTCGGACTGACGCGAGATATCGTCACCTCGTTTGGCGGGTTTTCGGCGGCGCTGACGCTGGTCCGTGAATCAGACCTGATCGCCACCGTTCCGGAGCGTCACACCAGCAAACTGCGCACGGGCCTGCACAGTTTCGCTCTGCCCTTGCGCATGCCGGACATCAGCGTGTCGATGCTCTGGCACCCGCGCATGGACGCCGACCCGGCGCATCGCTGGCTGCGCAATTGTGTGCGGGAAGTCTGCGCTTAA
- a CDS encoding MFS transporter: protein MHREPLSPSARWALTSLALSMLMPSLDTSIANAGLPTLAAAFDATFQQVQWIVLAYLLAVTTLIVSVGRLGDGFGRRRLLLIGIGIFTAASLVCALAPSLGWLIGARAVQGLGAAIMFALTVALVADAVPKSRAGSAMGLLATMSATGTTLGPSLGGLLMAHVGWQSIFVINVPLGLLNAWLVYRYLPKDRIVRSGVAFDYPGTAVLMLTLAAYALAMTVEGLTPTLLLLSLLGVGLFILVEKRSKAPLIHLSLFTDTRISCSLALTLLVTTVMMTTLVVGPFYLSRGLGLTSTQVGLVLSIGPLLAAFSGVPAGRLVDRFGARRMVPGALLGLVCGCGLLALFPVSFGVLAYVLPITVVALSYALFQAANNTGLMSGVAQDQRGVVSAMLGLSRNLGLITGAAAMGAVFALATNDPTQAPAAVIAGGLHMTFGVATALMFAAFALGAFTHLRLGSPVPERTVQSR from the coding sequence ATGCACCGAGAACCCCTGAGCCCTTCAGCCCGCTGGGCGCTGACCAGTCTGGCGCTGTCGATGCTGATGCCGTCGCTCGACACCAGCATCGCCAACGCCGGACTGCCCACGCTGGCGGCGGCGTTCGATGCGACGTTTCAACAAGTGCAATGGATCGTGCTGGCCTATCTGCTGGCGGTCACCACGTTGATTGTCAGCGTCGGGCGGTTGGGTGACGGCTTCGGTCGGCGGCGTTTGCTGTTGATCGGCATCGGCATCTTTACCGCCGCTTCGCTGGTTTGCGCACTGGCGCCGAGCCTTGGCTGGCTGATTGGCGCGCGCGCGGTTCAAGGCCTGGGCGCGGCGATCATGTTCGCGTTGACGGTGGCGCTGGTGGCCGACGCGGTACCCAAATCCCGGGCTGGCAGTGCGATGGGGTTGCTGGCCACGATGTCGGCCACCGGCACCACCCTCGGGCCGTCGCTCGGCGGGCTGTTGATGGCGCATGTCGGCTGGCAGTCGATCTTTGTAATCAACGTGCCGTTGGGATTGCTCAATGCGTGGTTGGTGTATCGCTATTTGCCGAAGGATCGGATCGTGCGTTCGGGTGTTGCATTTGACTACCCCGGCACCGCCGTGCTGATGCTGACGCTGGCGGCCTATGCACTGGCGATGACGGTTGAAGGACTCACCCCGACGTTGCTGTTGCTCAGCCTGCTGGGCGTGGGGTTGTTCATCCTGGTCGAGAAACGGAGCAAGGCGCCGCTGATTCACCTGTCATTGTTCACCGACACGCGAATCAGCTGCAGTCTGGCGCTGACCTTGCTGGTGACCACGGTGATGATGACCACGCTGGTGGTCGGGCCGTTTTACCTGAGCCGAGGCCTGGGTCTCACCAGCACTCAGGTCGGACTGGTGCTATCGATCGGGCCGTTGCTGGCGGCGTTCAGCGGCGTACCGGCCGGGCGGCTGGTGGATCGTTTCGGCGCGCGGCGGATGGTGCCGGGTGCGTTGCTCGGACTGGTCTGCGGATGCGGTCTGTTGGCGCTGTTTCCGGTAAGTTTCGGAGTGCTTGCATACGTGCTGCCGATCACGGTGGTGGCCTTGAGTTATGCGCTGTTCCAGGCTGCCAACAACACCGGGTTGATGTCCGGTGTTGCTCAGGATCAGCGCGGTGTGGTCTCGGCCATGCTCGGGTTGTCGCGCAACCTGGGGTTGATCACCGGGGCGGCGGCGATGGGCGCGGTGTTCGCCCTGGCCACAAACGATCCGACTCAAGCGCCGGCCGCCGTCATCGCGGGCGGCTTGCACATGACCTTCGGCGTGGCCACGGCGTTGATGTTCGCGGCGTTTGCACTCGGTGCCTTCACGCACCTGCGTCTCGGGTCTCCCGTGCCGGAAAGAACAGTTCAAAGCAGGTGA
- a CDS encoding FdhF/YdeP family oxidoreductase: MSQVDRYKPYKGAAAGWGAVISLTKNWLGSENALKNIRAMLKTNQNGGFDCPGCAWGEAPGASMLKFCENGAKAVNWEATGRLVDPAFFNKYTVSTLAEQSDYWLEYQGRITHPMRYDARVDRYVETTWDDAFALIAKHLKGLKSPHEAEFYTSGRASNEAAFLYQLFVRAYGTNNFPDCSNMCHEASAVSMGESLGVGKGTVVYEDLHHADAIFVIGQNPGTNHPRMLEPLREAVKRGAQVVCINPLKERGLERFQNPQNPIEMLSNGWEATNTAYFRPALGGDMAMIRGMAKFLLEWEREAQATGGEPVFDHAFIAEHTSGLDSYLAEVDATSWEHIVEQSGVPLHDIELAARMYARAKSVIMCWAMGLTQHVHSVPTLQEVINLQLLRGNVGRPGAGLSPVRGHSNVQGDRTMGINELAPTELMDALEKRFNFKVPRLHGHNTVMAIGAMERGEAKVFIGLGGNFAQATPDTPRTHAAMRKLDLSVHISTKLNRSHLVTGRDALILPCLGRTDIDVQAEGPQGVTVEDTFSMVHLSFGQLKPKSAHLKSEPAIIAGIAAATLGKHPIDWEWAVGDYGRIRNLIADVIPGFENFNEKLLIPGGFHLGNNASERVWKTESGKAQFTPCVLPEHLISEGVRNLPVKPHLILQTMRSHDQYNTTLYGLDDRYRGVYGMRDVVFANEQDIRRLGFEPGQKVDLVALWGDERERRVSGFTLIAYDIPAGQAAAYYPETNPLVPLESYGDRTYTPTSKFVAIRLEAAEASNLIPSSVA, encoded by the coding sequence ATGTCACAAGTCGACCGTTACAAACCCTACAAGGGCGCCGCTGCGGGTTGGGGCGCTGTCATCAGCCTCACCAAGAACTGGCTGGGCAGTGAAAACGCCCTGAAAAACATCCGCGCCATGCTCAAGACCAACCAGAACGGCGGCTTTGACTGCCCCGGTTGCGCCTGGGGTGAAGCGCCCGGTGCGAGCATGCTGAAGTTCTGCGAGAACGGCGCCAAAGCGGTGAACTGGGAAGCCACCGGCCGCCTGGTCGATCCGGCGTTCTTCAACAAGTACACGGTCTCGACCCTGGCCGAGCAAAGCGACTACTGGCTCGAATATCAGGGCCGGATCACCCATCCGATGCGTTACGACGCGCGGGTCGACCGCTATGTCGAAACCACCTGGGACGACGCCTTCGCGCTGATCGCCAAGCATCTCAAAGGCCTGAAATCGCCCCACGAGGCCGAGTTCTACACCTCGGGTCGGGCCAGCAACGAAGCGGCGTTTCTCTATCAGTTGTTCGTCCGCGCCTACGGCACCAACAACTTCCCGGACTGCTCGAACATGTGCCACGAAGCCAGCGCGGTAAGCATGGGCGAGAGCCTGGGCGTCGGCAAGGGCACGGTGGTCTATGAAGACCTGCACCACGCCGACGCGATTTTCGTGATCGGCCAGAACCCTGGCACCAACCACCCGCGCATGCTCGAACCGCTGCGTGAAGCGGTGAAGCGCGGCGCTCAAGTGGTGTGCATCAACCCGCTGAAGGAACGCGGACTGGAGCGTTTCCAGAACCCGCAGAACCCCATCGAAATGCTCAGCAACGGCTGGGAAGCGACCAACACCGCGTACTTCCGCCCAGCCTTGGGCGGCGACATGGCGATGATTCGCGGCATGGCCAAGTTCCTGCTGGAGTGGGAGCGCGAAGCCCAGGCCACCGGCGGCGAACCGGTGTTCGATCACGCCTTCATTGCCGAGCACACCTCGGGTCTCGACAGCTATCTGGCCGAAGTCGATGCCACGAGTTGGGAGCACATCGTCGAGCAGTCCGGCGTGCCGCTGCATGACATCGAACTGGCCGCGCGCATGTATGCCCGCGCCAAGAGCGTGATCATGTGCTGGGCGATGGGCCTGACCCAACACGTGCATTCGGTGCCGACCCTGCAAGAGGTCATCAACCTGCAACTGTTGCGCGGCAACGTCGGCCGTCCGGGCGCCGGGCTGTCGCCGGTGCGTGGCCACAGTAATGTGCAGGGCGACCGCACCATGGGCATCAACGAACTGGCCCCGACCGAGCTGATGGATGCCCTGGAAAAACGCTTCAACTTCAAGGTGCCGCGCTTGCACGGCCACAACACGGTCATGGCGATTGGCGCCATGGAACGCGGCGAAGCCAAGGTGTTTATCGGGCTCGGCGGCAACTTCGCCCAGGCCACGCCGGACACCCCGCGCACCCACGCGGCGATGCGCAAACTCGACCTGAGCGTGCACATTTCGACCAAGCTCAACCGCAGCCATCTGGTGACCGGGCGTGACGCGTTGATCCTGCCGTGCCTCGGCCGTACCGACATCGACGTCCAGGCCGAAGGCCCGCAAGGCGTGACCGTGGAGGACACCTTCAGCATGGTGCATTTGTCGTTCGGCCAACTGAAACCGAAGTCGGCGCACCTGAAATCCGAACCGGCGATCATCGCCGGGATCGCCGCCGCCACGTTGGGCAAACACCCGATCGATTGGGAATGGGCAGTGGGCGACTACGGGCGCATTCGCAACCTGATCGCCGACGTGATTCCGGGCTTCGAGAATTTCAACGAGAAGCTGCTGATCCCCGGTGGTTTCCACCTCGGCAACAACGCTTCCGAGCGGGTCTGGAAAACCGAATCCGGCAAGGCCCAGTTCACCCCGTGCGTGCTGCCCGAGCATCTGATCAGTGAAGGCGTGCGCAACCTGCCGGTCAAACCGCATCTGATCCTGCAAACCATGCGTTCCCACGATCAGTACAACACCACGCTGTACGGCCTCGACGACCGTTATCGCGGGGTTTACGGCATGCGCGACGTGGTCTTCGCCAACGAACAGGACATCCGCCGACTGGGTTTCGAACCGGGGCAGAAGGTCGATCTGGTGGCGCTGTGGGGCGACGAGCGTGAGCGTCGGGTCAGCGGTTTCACCCTGATCGCCTACGACATTCCGGCCGGGCAGGCTGCCGCGTACTACCCGGAAACCAATCCGCTGGTGCCGCTGGAAAGCTACGGTGACCGCACGTACACGCCGACCTCGAAATTCGTGGCGATCCGCCTCGAAGCGGCCGAGGCGAGCAACCTGATCCCGTCGTCGGTGGCGTAA
- a CDS encoding CAP domain-containing protein yields MRFMPSVLRLAALSVGLALATSAMATDESQLIESINSYRSQPQRCGSQASSELPPLSADPRLILPAAGVVDLQQAMSSARYPMVNVQAITLNGPRDAASAMKAIQESFCQVVLDPQFVDIGVSRADRDWRITLARPLLSARLGDGQAEGQKLLEQLNAARAQPRQCGGQAFAATAPLAWNAVLGGVSQEHSREMANNNYFDHKDRDGRTPGDRAELAGYSGQQVGENIAAGQDTVQKVVAGWLASPGHCANLMNPQYRELGAAYAVDPKSSAGIYWTAMFGGE; encoded by the coding sequence ATGCGCTTCATGCCATCCGTTCTGCGACTCGCCGCGTTGTCCGTGGGCCTGGCGCTGGCCACTTCGGCCATGGCCACCGACGAGTCGCAATTGATCGAATCGATCAACAGCTACCGCAGCCAGCCGCAGCGTTGTGGCAGCCAGGCGTCCAGCGAATTGCCGCCGCTGTCGGCCGATCCGCGCCTGATTCTGCCGGCCGCCGGTGTGGTGGATTTGCAGCAGGCGATGTCCAGCGCTCGCTACCCGATGGTCAACGTTCAGGCGATCACCCTCAACGGGCCACGGGATGCGGCGTCGGCGATGAAGGCGATTCAGGAGAGCTTCTGCCAGGTGGTGCTGGATCCGCAGTTCGTCGATATCGGCGTCAGCCGCGCTGATCGTGACTGGCGCATCACCCTCGCCCGGCCACTGCTGTCCGCCCGCCTCGGCGATGGTCAGGCTGAAGGCCAGAAACTCCTCGAACAACTCAACGCCGCCCGCGCCCAACCGCGCCAGTGTGGCGGTCAGGCATTCGCAGCGACTGCGCCGCTGGCGTGGAACGCGGTGCTCGGCGGCGTTTCCCAGGAACACAGCCGCGAGATGGCCAACAACAATTATTTCGACCACAAGGACCGCGACGGCCGTACCCCCGGCGACCGAGCGGAACTTGCCGGTTACAGCGGCCAGCAGGTCGGCGAGAACATCGCCGCCGGGCAGGACACGGTGCAGAAAGTCGTCGCCGGCTGGCTCGCCAGCCCTGGCCATTGCGCCAACCTGATGAACCCGCAGTACCGTGAACTGGGCGCTGCGTACGCAGTCGATCCGAAGAGCAGCGCAGGGATTTACTGGACTGCGATGTTTGGCGGGGAGTAA
- a CDS encoding cell wall hydrolase, producing the protein MQLNGLLCCLALTLLTGAALATDQAPIKEKAEAKAEVLEEKAADKPDAPPAPKSEAITPTEAQAVDPAGAAPLDDPITCLARSIYWEAKGKDNADMEGVASVVMNRLGHDGFPGTVCEVVKQGSETKSCQFSWWCDGRPDQVKEDAEYALAKEIAGKALNRQLTDRTHGALYFHDRNVHPSWAKEYTKTAETKKFLFYKPAGGGAR; encoded by the coding sequence ATGCAATTGAACGGGTTGCTTTGCTGTCTTGCGTTGACCCTTCTGACCGGCGCGGCACTGGCCACCGATCAGGCACCGATCAAAGAAAAGGCCGAGGCGAAAGCCGAGGTTCTGGAAGAGAAGGCCGCCGACAAACCCGACGCGCCTCCGGCACCCAAATCCGAAGCCATCACCCCGACCGAAGCGCAGGCGGTCGACCCCGCCGGCGCCGCACCGCTGGATGATCCGATCACCTGTCTGGCGCGCAGTATCTATTGGGAAGCCAAGGGCAAGGACAATGCCGACATGGAAGGCGTGGCCAGTGTGGTGATGAATCGCCTCGGGCATGACGGCTTTCCAGGCACGGTTTGCGAGGTGGTCAAGCAGGGCTCGGAAACCAAGAGCTGCCAGTTTTCCTGGTGGTGCGACGGGCGTCCGGATCAGGTCAAGGAAGACGCCGAATACGCGCTGGCCAAGGAAATCGCCGGCAAGGCGCTGAACCGCCAGCTCACTGATCGCACCCACGGCGCGCTGTATTTCCACGACCGCAACGTTCATCCGAGTTGGGCCAAGGAATACACCAAGACCGCCGAGACCAAGAAGTTCCTGTTCTATAAACCCGCTGGCGGGGGCGCGCGTTAA
- the moaA gene encoding GTP 3',8-cyclase MoaA — MSERVLIDGYNRRVDYLRMSVTDRCDFRCVYCMAEDMQFLPRQRVLTLEEIYQLAQSFVALGTRKIRLTGGEPLIRPGVVGLCKQIAALPGLRELCLTTNGSQLGKLASPLFDAGVKRLNVSLDSLDAARFKQMTRTGDLAQVIDGIDAARAAGFTRTKLNCVVMQGRNDHEINDLVQFAIERDLDISFIEEMPLGIISEHSRAESFFSSTQVRERIAERYTLIDSAESTQGPSRYWRLAEAPHIRLGFISPHSHNFCGTCNRVRLTVEGRLLLCLGNEHSVDLKAVLRAHPGQPERLEKAIIEAMKLKPYRHNFEVNDDVQVVRFMNMTGG, encoded by the coding sequence ATGTCAGAGCGCGTCTTGATCGATGGTTACAACCGCCGCGTCGACTACCTGCGCATGTCGGTCACCGACCGCTGCGACTTCCGCTGCGTGTATTGCATGGCCGAAGACATGCAGTTCCTGCCGCGCCAACGGGTGCTGACGCTGGAGGAGATCTATCAACTGGCGCAGAGCTTCGTGGCGCTGGGCACCCGCAAGATCCGCCTGACCGGGGGCGAGCCGTTGATTCGTCCCGGCGTCGTCGGGTTGTGCAAGCAGATTGCCGCCCTGCCCGGCCTGCGCGAACTGTGCCTGACCACCAACGGCTCGCAGCTAGGCAAACTCGCCAGTCCGCTGTTCGACGCCGGGGTCAAACGCCTCAACGTCAGCCTCGACAGCCTCGATGCCGCACGCTTCAAGCAGATGACCCGCACCGGTGACCTGGCCCAGGTGATCGACGGCATCGACGCCGCGCGCGCCGCCGGATTTACCCGCACTAAACTCAACTGCGTGGTGATGCAGGGCCGCAACGATCACGAGATCAACGATCTGGTGCAGTTCGCCATCGAGCGCGATCTGGACATTTCCTTCATCGAGGAAATGCCGCTGGGGATCATCAGCGAACACAGCCGCGCCGAGTCGTTCTTTTCCAGCACCCAGGTGCGCGAACGGATCGCCGAGCGCTACACCCTGATCGACTCCGCCGAATCGACCCAGGGCCCGTCGCGCTATTGGCGGCTGGCCGAAGCGCCGCACATTCGGCTGGGGTTCATTTCGCCCCACAGCCACAACTTCTGCGGCACCTGCAACCGGGTGCGGCTGACCGTCGAGGGGCGTTTGCTACTGTGTCTGGGGAACGAGCATTCGGTGGATCTGAAAGCGGTGTTGCGCGCCCATCCGGGCCAACCGGAACGGCTGGAGAAAGCCATCATCGAAGCGATGAAACTCAAGCCTTACCGGCACAATTTTGAAGTGAACGACGACGTGCAAGTGGTGCGTTTCATGAACATGACCGGCGGCTGA
- the cydB gene encoding cytochrome d ubiquinol oxidase subunit II has translation MGIQGIDLSLIWGVIIAFGVMMYVIMDGFDLGLGILFPLISDEQERDVMMNTVAPVWDGNETWLVLGGAALYGAFPLAYGVILEALYLPLIFMLAGLIFRGVAFEFRFKAPAEKRHLWDWAFIGGSLLATFSQGVVIGAYVAGIPVVDRQFAGGGLDWLAPFPLVCGVGLVIAYALLGSTWLLVKTEGMLESRMRHYSRPLAWLLLAMVVVIGVWTLQLHPELAGRWFNHAHLTVFAGLVVLAVLALFGLLRSLRQRHTHWPFVFTLVLMFLGYIGLALSIWPNIIPPSVSLWAAASPATSQLFALIGALFILPVILMYTFWSYYVFRGKVRIGDGYH, from the coding sequence ATGGGTATTCAAGGTATCGATCTCTCGTTGATCTGGGGCGTGATCATTGCCTTCGGGGTGATGATGTACGTGATCATGGACGGCTTCGATCTGGGCCTCGGGATCCTGTTTCCGCTGATCAGCGACGAGCAGGAACGCGACGTGATGATGAACACCGTCGCACCGGTCTGGGACGGCAATGAAACCTGGCTGGTGCTCGGCGGTGCAGCGCTGTACGGCGCGTTTCCGCTGGCTTACGGGGTGATTCTGGAGGCGCTGTATCTGCCGCTGATCTTCATGCTCGCGGGGTTGATTTTCCGTGGTGTGGCGTTCGAGTTTCGCTTCAAGGCGCCGGCTGAAAAACGCCATCTGTGGGACTGGGCGTTCATTGGCGGTTCGTTATTGGCTACGTTCTCCCAGGGCGTGGTGATCGGCGCGTATGTGGCGGGGATTCCGGTGGTGGATCGGCAGTTCGCCGGTGGCGGTCTCGACTGGCTGGCGCCGTTCCCGCTGGTCTGCGGCGTCGGTCTGGTGATCGCCTACGCCTTGCTCGGCAGCACCTGGCTGCTGGTGAAAACCGAAGGCATGTTGGAGTCGCGGATGCGTCACTACAGCCGTCCGCTGGCGTGGCTGTTGCTGGCGATGGTGGTAGTGATCGGCGTGTGGACGCTGCAACTGCACCCGGAACTGGCCGGCCGCTGGTTCAACCATGCGCACCTGACCGTGTTCGCCGGGCTGGTGGTGTTGGCGGTGCTGGCGCTGTTCGGGCTGCTGCGTTCGCTGCGACAGCGCCATACCCACTGGCCGTTCGTGTTCACTCTGGTGCTGATGTTCCTCGGTTACATTGGGCTGGCGCTGAGCATCTGGCCGAACATCATCCCGCCGTCGGTCAGCCTGTGGGCGGCGGCCTCACCGGCCACCAGCCAGTTGTTCGCCCTGATCGGCGCGCTGTTCATCCTGCCGGTGATCCTGATGTACACCTTCTGGAGCTACTACGTGTTCCGCGGCAAAGTGAGGATTGGCGATGGCTACCATTGA